The genome window TCACCGGTAATAAATGAGCCTAACAGCAGTATTAAAGAGGATTATTGGAAAGATTATGCCGTAGAGAAATTACCGTATTATCGTGGGTTTGTTTTTGCACTTTATTTGGACAATTTCATTAAAGAGAATAATAAGAGTAAATCGCTGGATAATGTTATGCTTGATTTGTTTAAAACCTCAAAAGAACAAGAATTTTCTACAGATTATTTTAAAAAAATAGTTAGAAATTATGTTCCAAAAGGGATAGATAAAGAGATAAATGAATATATAGAACAAGGTAAAACTATAGATTTAGCTGATATTGTTAAAGTGTTGCCGATTGAGAAAATAAAAATGGGGGCATATGACCGTGGTTTTGATAAAGATGCTTTAATAAATAATTATACAATAAAAAATATTGATGAAAATAGTAACGCTTATAAATCCGGACTTAGAAACGGGGACATAGTTATAAAATATGATTTTCCTAAATGGGGTTCTCCTGATCAGATAGTTACAATCAAAACAACTAAAGGTGCGTTTAAATTTAGACCTGAAAGTGCTAATAAAAAAGATATATACAGATTCAAGCCTAATTTGTCTAAAGAAGATAAGCTAAAAATCAAAAAGTTTTTTGGTTTTTAGATTTTTTGTAATAAAGTAATTAATAATCAGTAATAGAAAATTCATGTTGTAAAATATCTCTTTTCTTTTTTTTTATTTCTTTATATTATCCAAAAATAAAATATAAACTAAATAATGAGGTATATCATGAATTCTCTATTAAAAGTATTATATCCGAATAGAGTTGTAGAACATTTAAATACAAATTCTTACGCTCTAGATATTGTTAAAATAATTATGGGAGTAGTGGCTATTTTTGCTTCGTCCCAAATAAGCATTCCTATAAAACCGGTAGCAATTACGATGCATAGCGTAATACTTTGTATTATAGCTTTTACTTATAGTCCACGTCTTAGTTTTCTAACTATGCTAACTTTCATTTTTGTAGGTGTAATGGGCTTGCCGGTATTCTGTAAATTTTCTAGCGGGATAAATTATTTTCTAGGAGCAGCAGGTGGTTATTATCTCGGCTTCTTAATCGGAACTCCTGTTATGAGCACTTTAAATGATAAGTTACCTAAGAATTTTGTAAACGTTACCATAATTTGTATTATCGGTCATACTATATTTTATCTATTCGGCGTTAGTTGGCTTGCAAGTATGATAGGTTTAAAACAAGCAATTTATAGCGGATTTATAATTTTCATTCCCAGCGGTCTTGCTAAACTTTTTGTTTTTTCTTCTTTATTTTCCTACGTTAAGAACCTAAAACGAAAGTAATTTTTAGAAATGAAAAAATGGATTTTTGACGAGGCTAAAGAAATCTTTAGCCTTCCGTTTATGGAGCTGATCTATCAAGCTCAAACAGTGCATCGTGCTAATTTTGATCCAAGTAAGATCCAAATCAGCAGCCTTTTAAGTATTAAAACAGGAAGTTGTCCTGAAAATTGTAAATTCTGTCCTCAATCTGCTCATTATAAAACTTATGTAGAAAAAGAACCTTTGATACAAATTGAGGAAGTAATTACGGCAGCAAAACGTGCTAAAGCAGCTGGTAGCACCCGCTTTTGTATGGGGGCTGCGTGGCGTGGTCCACGTGATGAGGACTTAAAGTTGGTTTGTGAGATGATTAAGGAGGTCAAAAAATTAGGTTTAGAAACTTGCGTTACGCTTGGTTTATTAAAAGAGCATCAAGCAGTTACGCTTAAAAAAGCAGGGCTTGATTTTTATAATCATAATATTGACACTTCCAAAGAGTTTTACGATAAAATTATTACCACTCGCACTTTTCAGGATAGGCTAGATACTTTGCAATATGTTCGAGCTTCCGGTATGAAAGTATGCTGCGGCGGTATTTTAGGAATGGGAGAAACAAATGATGATCGTATTAATATGATCTTAACTCTTGCCAATCTTGAAGAACCTGCTGAATCGGTAACTATCAATAAGCTAATAAAAATTCCAGGCACTCCGCTAGAAAATGTAGAAGATATTGATCCTTTTGATTTTGTTCGAGTAATAGCTTTAGCAAGAATAATGATTCCAAAATCATATATTCGTTTGTCGGCAGGTAGGGAACAAATGTCTGATGAATTGCAAGCTTTATGTATTATGGCAGGCATTAATTCAATATTCTACGGAGAAAAGCTTTTAACTTCAGCTAATCCAATGCCTACAAAAGATAATGAGTTATTTGAGAGACTATCTATAAAGTAATTATTAACTTTTTAATTATTTATTAATAATATCCATTGACATGGTCTAATATTTAAGTTATAATTGCGTCACGATTTAATTTTAAGGGGAAAAATCATGACAAAAATCTATACGGGGCCACAAACCTCAAAAAAAACATCTAGTTATTTTGATAGTGCTACAATTCATTTTCAAAATGCTACCAAAGCTGCAGCAGATTTCACAATGTATGCTACCTCAGCAACAGAACATGCTATTAATGTGATAGAAAATGGTGCGAGTGCTCTATGTTCTATTCAAAATGTTATTTCTGATGTGAACACTAATTATTCTTTTATATCTACATTTGCTCAAGCAGCTGTAGCAAGTCTTGCAACTTTTGCTTATTACAATCCTCCGGCTCTTATCGGTGCTTTTACCTTAGGAGCAATTGCAATTTCGCCGTCCGATTCTATCGGATGTGTAAAAGACACAATAAAAGCAGGGGTTGCTGCAGGATATGTGGTTTGTGAAACCCTGGAAGGTTTAGTAGAAGGAACAGCAGGTATAGTTTCTCTTATCGCTGATAATATCTACGGCGATACCGCAGAACTTGCCGGTGCTATTAATACTAATATGATAGAGTATCATAGCTAAAATATTGTTATCTCAAGTTGTCATTGCGAGGAAAAACTGTAAGTTTTAACGAAGCAATCTCAGGAGTATTATTTCATGAGATTGCCGCGTCGCTTCGCTCCTCGCAATGACGATTTAGCATCCACGCGGGCAGCACCCTGCGGGAATGACATAAAAAGTTACACGCTATAGTCAAATCAGTTGGATTTAATTACAAGAAGCAAGGAGCGAAGCCTATAACTAATAGGAGAGCGACGAGTGACATCGTCAGTGAATTCAAATTATTTGACTATAGTTAATCGTTTTATTATTTCTTCTCTATCAATCAAAGGTAAAACACCTGCAATTTCCGGTCCTGATTCTCTACCGGTTAAAGCAAGGCGAAGAGACAAAAATAACTCCTTACCTTTCTTGCCTGTTATATTTGTTATTTCTTTAGTCCAAATACTCCAGCTATCTTTAGTAATTTCTCCTTGCGGTAATAATTCTGCAGCTTGCTTTAAATAATCCTTATCTAAATTTAGATTTTCTACATTCGGAGTTTTATGACAAATCTCCCACCAATCTTTTACATCACGTAATTTTTGTAAATTAGGTCTTACCGATAACCAAAAATTTTCATCAATATACTCGGCATCGATTTCTTTAAGGCGGTCTTTTACTTCGTCAAAATCTAAACTTATCAATAATTTATGATTTAGTCTTTCCAAATCTTCCGGCTGATAGATAGTCGGGCTTTTAGAAAAGCTACTTATCTCAAACTGATCCGCTAGCTTATCCATTGATTTATAAGGTAAGATTTGTGCCGATGAACCAAGTAAGCTAAAAAAGCTAGCTATTGCCATAGCTTCAAGACCGATTTCTTTTCTAAGAGTTGCGATCTCAAACCCTCCCACTCGTTTAGAAATTTTCTCGTCTTTATTGATTATTAAACTTAAATGTCCAAAAGTCGGAGGAGTAGTATTTAAAGCCTCAAACATTTGAATTTGAATAGCGGTATTGCTAACGTGATCTTCACCCCTAATAATATGAGTAATATCATAATCAATATCGTCAATAACTGAGCATAACATATAAGTCATACTACCGTCTGCTCTTATCACTATTGGATCGCTTAAAGCCTTACCGTCATATTTAACTTCGCCTTTGATCATATCACGCCAGCTAATAGGTTCATGATTTACCAAAAATCTATAATGCGGTTTTCTTCCTTGCTCTATATATTTTTGTGTTTGCTCTTCTGTTAGATTTAAGCTAGCTCGATCATAAATCGGCGGTAATCCCTTAGATAATTGAAATTTACGCTTTAATTCTAGCTCTTCCGGAGTCTCATAGCAGGCATATAATCTTTTTTTGTCTAATAATAGATTTTTGATTTCATCATATCTACTTAAACGACTTAATTGATTAAATGTCTGATCCCAATTAAGATTTAAAAATTTTAAATCTTTTTCGATAGCGTCTTTATATTCCTGTTTACTACGCTCTAAATCCGTATCGTCAAATCTTAAAATAAACGGCCCGTTATGCTTCTTTGCATATAGCCAGTTAAGCAATGCTGCCCTGATATTTCCGACATGTAACATACCGGTTGGTGACGGAGCAAATCGTGTTATAATTTTTGTCATTTTTTATATCTTTTTATGTCATTCCTGCGAAAGCAGGAATCCATAGAACTATTCAATTAAATCTTTCCATTCAGGGTTAGCTTTTTCTATCAGTTCTATTTTCCAACTACGCTTCCATTTTTTCAAGTTTTTTTCTCTTGTAAGTGCTTCTTTAATATCAGTAAATTCTTCTGTATAAACAAGCTTTATAATATTATATTTTGAGGTAAAACCTTTTATTATTTTTTGTTTATGTTCATAAGTACGACGTATTATATTATTAGTAATACCAATATATAAAGTACCATGCTTATTAGAGCATAATATATACCCAATACATTTTCTGTTTTTTAGTTTTATTTTATGGATTCCTGCTTTCGCAGGAATGACATCAATCAAATCACGGGGTGACGCGCTAAACTGTTTACCCCTGTTTCTTCTCTAACTTCGCCTTATTGTCTTCAATTAGCTTCATTGCGTCGTCTAAGCTTAAATTCAGAAAATCATATTTTTTAGGTATTGAAATAAACTTTCCTATATATTTTATGTAAGGACCGAATTTACCGTAATCTATCGTAATTTCCTCGTCGCTATCTTTATGCACGCCGATTTTAAGAGGTAAGCTTAGAAGCTTCAATGCCATCTCAAGTGTGATATCGTTTTGATTCAAGCTAGGAGGCACGGGGCTACGTTTCGGCTTTACTTTGCCTTCTTGTTCACCAAGTTGAATATAAGATCCGTAAGGTCCTTTTTTTAAGTGTATTTCTATCCCGTCTTTATCAGTGCCTAAAATTTTATTCTCATTAGGAATAGCGGAAGGTTCGCCTTCATTTTCGTTATTATCGTTACCGCTAACAATGGATTTTCTGAAAGTACATTCAGGGTAATTACTACATGCTAAAAACGCTCCGAACTTACCGAGTTTTAAGCTAAGCTCACCCGTTTTACATGAAGGACAAACTTTAGATTCTTTATTCTCACCGAACAAGTGATAATCAAGGGCTTTCTGTACATAGCTAATAATCTCGGTTATTTTTTGTTCGTTTACCGATTCAATATTATGATTAAAACCGCTCCAAAAATTATTTAAAGCAGCTTTCCATTCAAGCTTACCTGCCGCTATTTCGTCTAACTCATTTTCAAGACCTGCGGTAAAATCATATTCTACATATTTCTTGAAAAAACCGACCAAGAATACCGTTACCAAACGTCCTAATTCTTCAGGCATAAAACGCTTTTTCTCAAGAGAGACGTATTTACGATCTTGTAAAACCGATAAAATACTAGCATAGGTCGAAGGGCGACCGATCCCAAGCTCTTCAAGTTTTTTCACTAAGCTTGCTTCCGAATATCTTGGAGGAGGTTCTGTAAAATGCTGATTAGGAATAATTTCTTTAGTTTTAAGCGGTTCTTGTTCTTTTAAAGGAGGCAGCATTTTATTTTCTTCTTCAGCCTCATCGTCCACACTTTCACGATAAACCTTATAAAACCCGTCAAATGCTATAGTCGAGCCATTTGCTTTTGCCAAATATTCTTTATTTTCCGAAGCTAAACTTGCAACTACCAAATCCATTATCACATTTTCCATTTGGCAGGCTATAGTCCTTTTCCAAATTAGTTCATAGAGTTTATAGTAATCCTTTTCTAGCTTTTCTTTTAAGCTATCAGGCGTATAAGTGATATTTGTGGGTCTTATTGCCTCATGAGCTTCTTGAGCATTTTTTACTTTGGATTTGTAAATTCTAGGGCTAGTCGGTAAATATTTGTCGCCGTAATTTTTATCGATTAAATTACGTATATCAGCTATTGCGTCATTTGATAATGTAACGCCGTCGGTTCTCATATAGGTAATAAGCCCTATAGTTTCCTTACCTATGTCAACGCCCTCATAAAGTTTTTGTGCTATTTGCATAGTCTTTTTAGCACTAAAACCTAATTTTCTTGCTGCTTCTTGTTGCAGTGATGAAGTGATAAAAGGAGGTTGTGGCTGACGTTTTTGTTGTTTCTTTTCTATCTTATCAACATGAAATTTTTGAGATTTTAATTTCTCAGTTAAATTTTTGGCATCTTTTTCCTTAATAATTGAGAATTTTTCTAACTTTTGATCGTTTACGTGAGTCAATTTAGCAGTAAATAGTTCGTTATTACTATTTTGCATTTTAAGGCTAATATCCCAATATTCTTCTGACTTAAAACGCTCTATTTCATCTTCTCGCTCACATATTAATCGCAGAGCCACAGACTGTACACGTCCCGCCGATTTACACCCAGGTAACTTACGCCATAAAAGAGGTGAAAGGGTAAAGCCGACTAAATAGTCTAAAGCTCTTCTTGCTTGCTGGGCATTTACTAAGTTAGTGTCAAGTTTTCTAGGGTTCTCAACGGCATGAATAATTGCTTTTTTAGTAATTTCATTAAAGGCTACCCTTTTGAAAAAATCATCGGATTTAACTTTATTCTTTTCTTTTATTACCTCTGCAACATGCCATGAGATAGATTCACCCTCACGATCCGGATCGGTTGCAAGATATACTGCATCAGCTTTTTTAGCATCTTTAACTATGGCATCTACATATTTACCGGCTTTATCGGAAATATCATATTTCATCGCAAAATTTTCATCAGGTAACACTGAGCCTTTTTTAGAAGGTAAATCTCTAATATGACCGAATGATGCAATGACCTTAAATTCATCACCTAAATATTTATTTATCGTTTTTGCCTTTGCCGGCGATTCTACTATTACTAATTTCATCGATGGTTATTTTTCATTATAAAAATAATTATTCTATTATTATTTGCCCCACTCTTTACTATGTCATTCCCGCGAAAGCGGGAATCCAGCGTAAAGCGAGATAAATCGAGCTTTTCAAAAAATCTTTTTGATCAAGATTTTATTCAAATAAAGCTTTTAAAAAGCTTTAAAGTATTGGATTCCCGCCTACGCGGGAATGACATAGAGCATTAGGCGTAAACTAATGATATTTTATTGCCGGCGTGACGTATTGCTTTGCCGGCGAGTTCTAATTCTAATATTACCGTATATATAATAGGAAGCGGTAATTCTGTCTCTTTTTGTAAATATTCAAAATCTATAGGTACTGCCGATAATAATTCCAATATAGCAGTACGCTCCTTTTGTGACGGTTCTTTAACATATCTCGTATTTAGTGTTTCTAGCTCAACAAAATCTTTAAATAACTCATCATCTTTTTTAATAAAATTTTCATATTGCGGTAAATTAGTTACAATGTCGTCTACTGATTCCACTAAATATGCTCCCTCTCTAATCAATTTATTTGTACCCTGACATCTTGGATCTAAAGGGAAACCGGGAACAGCAAATATTTCCCTATTCTGTTCAAGTGCAAATTTTGCAGTTATTAATGAACCGGATTTTAAGCTTGCTTCTACTACTACCACTCCTAAGGCTAGCCCCGATATTATCCGATTACGTTGCGGAAAATGTTTTCCAAGAGGTGTAGAGCGGATAGGTAACTCAGCTAATATTAAACCTTCTTCTGCTAAATTTTCAAATAGTTTTTTATTTTCCGGTGGATATATATGATCAATACCGCCTGCAATAACTCCGATAGTTTGAGAAATTGCAGCTTGATGTACGCTACTATCTATCCCCCTTGCTAATCCTGAAATAGTTATATACCCTTCGTTTACTAAATCATTTGCAATTTTATGAGCAAAGCTTCTTCCGTTTGCAGAAGCGTTTCTTGCACCTACTATTGCAACGCATTTATTATGATTTAATAACTCTATATTACCTTTATAGCTTAATATTGGTGGTGGATCATAAATTTCAAGTAATAATTTTGAATATTCCGGAGATTTATATGTGATAATCTTAGCATTATCTTTTTCGAGAAGTTCTAACTCTTTTTCAGCATCGCTTTTACTGAAAATTTTAATTGGTTTCGACTTTCCGCCTCGCAATGAAAAATCCGGAGCGTTATCTATGGCAGTTGCTGCATCACCGAATAATTTAATTAAACTAAAGAAAGTTTTAGGACCGATATTTTCACTCCTAATAAGACGTAAAATATTAATTGTTTCAACATCATAGGATATTTTAGGAGTAGAAAATAATTCTTTTAGCATTATTTAGGGTTATTTGATATGGGTTTTGGTTTAATTGTTAACGTCATTGCGAGGAAATTTACAATAGTAAATTGACGAAGCAATCTTGGGAAGGATTCCTGAGATTGCCACGCTCACTAACGTTCGCTTGCAATGACGAAAAAACCGATCCACGCGGGAATGACATAATACTACAGTTTCTCGGCATGTGAGCTTAAATAATGTGCTATACCTTCATGTGACGGGGTAATTGCTTCCTCACCTTTATGCCAGCCTGCAGGACAAACTTCGCCGTGCTTTTGATGATGAGTTAAAGCATCGATTACTTTTAATGTATAATTAATATCACGACCGATAGGTAAGTCGTTAACTAGCATGTGACGTACTATGAAATCTTTATCAATTAAAAAAGTTCCACGCAAAGCAACACCGTCTTCATTAAGTACGTTATATTTTGAAGAAATATCCTTTTTTATATCGGAAACCATTGGAAATTGTACTTGTCCAAGTCCGCCTTTATTATGCGGAGTATTTTTCCAAGCTAAATGGCTAAAATGAGAATCAACGCTAACAGCTACTAATTTAGTACGTCTTTCGGTAAATTCACCAAGCTTATTGTGAAATGCTATAATTTCCGATGGACAAACAAAAGTAAAATCTAGAGGATAAAAAAATAACACTATATTATCCCCTGCAGCATAATCGCTAAGTTTAAACTTTTCGTCTATATTATTATTAGGCATAATAGCTTTAGCTGTAAAATCCGGAGCAGTTTTGCCGACAAATACTGACATATTCATAACCTTTTATTAATTAATAATCTGATATGATATATAAAACTAATTATTATTACAATAATAAATCTTTATAAATTGCTACTTATCTATTTTCTTTTCCGAAGAAGCTTTTAATTGGTTAAATATAGTTAACGCTCCGGTTACAAAACTACTCGGTTCTGAAAGATTTGCGGGTAAAATTACGGTGTTAGTATCTTTAGCCAAATTACCGAATGCACTAATATATTGCTCGGCTATTTTAAGAGCTACTGCATCGCTTCCTCCCGTTTTTTGT of Rickettsia tillamookensis contains these proteins:
- a CDS encoding biotin transporter BioY, whose translation is MRYIMNSLLKVLYPNRVVEHLNTNSYALDIVKIIMGVVAIFASSQISIPIKPVAITMHSVILCIIAFTYSPRLSFLTMLTFIFVGVMGLPVFCKFSSGINYFLGAAGGYYLGFLIGTPVMSTLNDKLPKNFVNVTIICIIGHTIFYLFGVSWLASMIGLKQAIYSGFIIFIPSGLAKLFVFSSLFSYVKNLKRK
- the gltX gene encoding glutamate--tRNA ligase — its product is MTKIITRFAPSPTGMLHVGNIRAALLNWLYAKKHNGPFILRFDDTDLERSKQEYKDAIEKDLKFLNLNWDQTFNQLSRLSRYDEIKNLLLDKKRLYACYETPEELELKRKFQLSKGLPPIYDRASLNLTEEQTQKYIEQGRKPHYRFLVNHEPISWRDMIKGEVKYDGKALSDPIVIRADGSMTYMLCSVIDDIDYDITHIIRGEDHVSNTAIQIQMFEALNTTPPTFGHLSLIINKDEKISKRVGGFEIATLRKEIGLEAMAIASFFSLLGSSAQILPYKSMDKLADQFEISSFSKSPTIYQPEDLERLNHKLLISLDFDEVKDRLKEIDAEYIDENFWLSVRPNLQKLRDVKDWWEICHKTPNVENLNLDKDYLKQAAELLPQGEITKDSWSIWTKEITNITGKKGKELFLSLRLALTGRESGPEIAGVLPLIDREEIIKRLTIVK
- the topA gene encoding type I DNA topoisomerase, coding for MKLVIVESPAKAKTINKYLGDEFKVIASFGHIRDLPSKKGSVLPDENFAMKYDISDKAGKYVDAIVKDAKKADAVYLATDPDREGESISWHVAEVIKEKNKVKSDDFFKRVAFNEITKKAIIHAVENPRKLDTNLVNAQQARRALDYLVGFTLSPLLWRKLPGCKSAGRVQSVALRLICEREDEIERFKSEEYWDISLKMQNSNNELFTAKLTHVNDQKLEKFSIIKEKDAKNLTEKLKSQKFHVDKIEKKQQKRQPQPPFITSSLQQEAARKLGFSAKKTMQIAQKLYEGVDIGKETIGLITYMRTDGVTLSNDAIADIRNLIDKNYGDKYLPTSPRIYKSKVKNAQEAHEAIRPTNITYTPDSLKEKLEKDYYKLYELIWKRTIACQMENVIMDLVVASLASENKEYLAKANGSTIAFDGFYKVYRESVDDEAEEENKMLPPLKEQEPLKTKEIIPNQHFTEPPPRYSEASLVKKLEELGIGRPSTYASILSVLQDRKYVSLEKKRFMPEELGRLVTVFLVGFFKKYVEYDFTAGLENELDEIAAGKLEWKAALNNFWSGFNHNIESVNEQKITEIISYVQKALDYHLFGENKESKVCPSCKTGELSLKLGKFGAFLACSNYPECTFRKSIVSGNDNNENEGEPSAIPNENKILGTDKDGIEIHLKKGPYGSYIQLGEQEGKVKPKRSPVPPSLNQNDITLEMALKLLSLPLKIGVHKDSDEEITIDYGKFGPYIKYIGKFISIPKKYDFLNLSLDDAMKLIEDNKAKLEKKQG
- a CDS encoding peroxiredoxin; protein product: MSVFVGKTAPDFTAKAIMPNNNIDEKFKLSDYAAGDNIVLFFYPLDFTFVCPSEIIAFHNKLGEFTERRTKLVAVSVDSHFSHLAWKNTPHNKGGLGQVQFPMVSDIKKDISSKYNVLNEDGVALRGTFLIDKDFIVRHMLVNDLPIGRDINYTLKVIDALTHHQKHGEVCPAGWHKGEEAITPSHEGIAHYLSSHAEKL
- the bioB gene encoding biotin synthase BioB; this translates as MKKWIFDEAKEIFSLPFMELIYQAQTVHRANFDPSKIQISSLLSIKTGSCPENCKFCPQSAHYKTYVEKEPLIQIEEVITAAKRAKAAGSTRFCMGAAWRGPRDEDLKLVCEMIKEVKKLGLETCVTLGLLKEHQAVTLKKAGLDFYNHNIDTSKEFYDKIITTRTFQDRLDTLQYVRASGMKVCCGGILGMGETNDDRINMILTLANLEEPAESVTINKLIKIPGTPLENVEDIDPFDFVRVIALARIMIPKSYIRLSAGREQMSDELQALCIMAGINSIFYGEKLLTSANPMPTKDNELFERLSIK
- the dprA gene encoding DNA-processing protein DprA — encoded protein: MLKELFSTPKISYDVETINILRLIRSENIGPKTFFSLIKLFGDAATAIDNAPDFSLRGGKSKPIKIFSKSDAEKELELLEKDNAKIITYKSPEYSKLLLEIYDPPPILSYKGNIELLNHNKCVAIVGARNASANGRSFAHKIANDLVNEGYITISGLARGIDSSVHQAAISQTIGVIAGGIDHIYPPENKKLFENLAEEGLILAELPIRSTPLGKHFPQRNRIISGLALGVVVVEASLKSGSLITAKFALEQNREIFAVPGFPLDPRCQGTNKLIREGAYLVESVDDIVTNLPQYENFIKKDDELFKDFVELETLNTRYVKEPSQKERTAILELLSAVPIDFEYLQKETELPLPIIYTVILELELAGKAIRHAGNKISLVYA